In one Juglans regia cultivar Chandler chromosome 11, Walnut 2.0, whole genome shotgun sequence genomic region, the following are encoded:
- the LOC109007316 gene encoding uncharacterized protein LOC109007316, with protein MACCSANSLLFLFLISAIPIAYLISLEIARPSTHVYHYHSSGWFRECAKWDDLNRRFLVSFLEGGVGQLSVPEELDGKSPETVILQEVPLVKDVDLAGNGSFGLVVDRPRNRLLVAIADAIGNRYGAVAAYDLSTWNRLFLTHLSGPSDGKSFAEDVAVDAEGNAYVADGKGNKIWKVGVDGKLLSIITSPLFSPKEWHRNLVGLNGIVYHPDGFLIVVHTFSGNLYKVDIAKGSDQEVKLIKVVGGSLIFGDGLELLSPTKLVVAKNPSGRLVESSDGWETASVVATLSGPTHRLATAATVKDGKVYLSYLLGMGYPKKKHAIVEAVFAA; from the exons ATGGCGTGTTGCTCTGCCAATTCCCTGCTCTTTCTCTTCCTCATCTCAGCCATACCCATCGCCTACCTCATCTCCCTCGAGATAGCCAGGCCCTCTACCCACGTCTACCACTACCACAGCTCCGGCTGGTTCCGCGAGTGCGCCAAGTGGGACGATCTCAACCGTCGATTCCTCGTCTCTTTCCTTGAAGGTGGTGTGGGCCAGCTTTCAGTTCCCGAGGAACTGGACGGGAAGTCACCCGAGACCGTGATCTTACAGGAGGTCCCGTTGGTCAAGGACGTTGACTTGGCCGGAAATGGGTCCTTCGGCCTCGTCGTTGACCGGCCGAGGAACCGGCTTTTAGTGGCGATCGCAGATGCCATCGGAAACCGGTATGGTGCGGTGGCGGCTTATGATTTGTCAACGTGGAACCGGTTGTTTCTGACGCACCTCAGTGGCCCGA GTGATGGGAAATCTTTCGCGGAGGATGTAGCAGTGGATGCAGAAGGAAATGCATACGTTGCTGATGGAAAAGGTAATAAAATCTGGAAAGTTGGGGTTGATGGAAAGCTCCTATCCATCATAACAAGCCCACTCTTCTCTCCAAAAGAGTGGCACAGAAACTTGGTTGGACTCAATGGAATTGTATACCATCCGGACGGTTTCTTGATTGTGGTTCATACCTTTAGTGGGAATCTGTATAAGGTTGATATAGCAAAGGGATCAGATCAGGAAGTGAAGTTGATAAAGGTAGTTGGAGGGTCTCTGATCTTTGGAGATGGTTTGGAGTTACTCTCTCCAACAAAGCTCGTGGTTGCAAAGAACCCTTCTGGGAGATTAGTGGAGAGTTCTGATGGGTGGGAGACAGCTTCCGTGGTTGCGACATTGTCGGGGCCGACGCATCGTCTGGCAACAGCAGCAACTGTGAAGGATGGGAAGGTGTATCTCAGTTACCTGCTTGGCATGGGATATCCTAAGAAGAAGCATGCCATTGTCGAGGCTGTTTTTGCTGCTTGA